Proteins from a single region of Hermetia illucens chromosome 3, iHerIll2.2.curated.20191125, whole genome shotgun sequence:
- the LOC119651951 gene encoding LOW QUALITY PROTEIN: valacyclovir hydrolase (The sequence of the model RefSeq protein was modified relative to this genomic sequence to represent the inferred CDS: substituted 1 base at 1 genomic stop codon), translating to MLANVLVRSLKHCVRRFATQTSEQTIRLADVNINYVQSGNGSKNVLLMPGAIGSAWVDFKPQIEKLPDVLPDYNIIAWDPPGYGKSRPPKRHFTPNFYHDDADYAKKLMDIIGKPKFSILGWSDGGITGMILAAKYPEAVEKLVIWGSNSYISDEEAILFEKMRDVNTWSKRMREPLEAIYGIQGFADIWAKWVDAALSIYHERKGNICXEDVPKIQAPTFILHGKKDPMVAAEHIRYLRKHLKDSKFFEFPDGKHNIHLRYADKFNRLIAEFLIDGVDGNK from the exons ATGTTAGCAAATGTCCTGGTCCGTAGTTTGAAGCATTGTGTCCGGCGATTTGCTACGCAAACCAGTGAGCAAACAATAAGACTCGCGGATGTTAACATCAATTATGTGCAGTCGGGAAATGGCAGCAAAAATGTACTCCTAATGCCGGGCGCGATCGGCTCCGCCTGGGTTGATTTCAAGCCACAAATCGAAAAACTGCCAGACGTCTTGCCAGATTACAACATTATTGCGTGGGATCCGCCAGGTTATGGAAAGTCAAGGCCACCGAAACGACATTTCACCCCAAATTTCTACCACGACGACGCTGATTATGCCAAGAAGTTGATGGACATAATTGGGAAACCGAAGTTCTCAATCCTAGGGTGGAGCGATGGAGGGATTACGGGAATGATTCTTGCTGCCAAGTATCCGGAGGCTGTGGAGAAGTTGGTAATTTGGGGATCAAATTCTTATATATCTGATGAGGAGGCGATCTTATTTGAAA AAATGCGAGATGTAAATACATGGTCAAAACGGATGAGAGAACCTCTAGAAGCCATTTATGGAATTCAAGGTTTCGCCGATATTTGGGCTAAGTGGGTTGATGCCGCCTTAAGTATTTACCATGAACGCAAAGGGAATATTTGTTAAGAAGATGTGCCTAAAATTCAAGCGCCGACTTTTATTCTTCACGGTAAAAAAGATCCAATGGTGGCTGCGGAACACATTCGATATTTGCGCAAACATTTAAAGGACTCCAA ATTTTTCGAATTTCCAGATGGGAAACATAATATCCATTTGAGATATGCAGATAAATTCAACAGGTTAATTGCCGAATTCTTGATAGACGGAGTAGATGGAAATAAGTGA